TCCAAAGAAGAGCCTTCCTTAGTCTTTCCGGCGGGAATAGCTTTTTTCGTTCACTCCATTTGTCCCTAAACTCTGCCACGATCTGATCATCGGTCGGATTTTGCTTTTGCAGAAGCAGATCATTCCAACAAGCAAAGAGTGTCGCTACTATTTCCGTCTGAATCGAATTTAAGTTTGTGAGAATTTCAAGTTTGGAATGTACCTCGTCCCAAGACTTTCCTAGTCTTTGCCTAATATAGTTTGAACCTAAAGAGATTTTGTCTGCCTTACTGTAGGTGATTAGTTTTTTATTTTTTCGAAGTTTTGTTTCAGAAGTTTTAAATAAGCCTTCTTTGACACCCAATGCTTCTATTCCAAAAGATTTGCCGTAAATCGCCTGCAAGGCAACAGGACCCGCTGCCTCTCTGTAGTATTCTGTCTTCAAGTCCAATGGTGATGATTGATCCAGTAGATAAAATACTTTTGCGAGCTTTACCCGGCCTAGCCTTTGTTTCTCATGCGCATCAACAATTAGACAACCGAGCCCCAGACGGTCTCTAATGTGAGTCTGAATAGAAGTGTCATTAAAGATTTGAGGCGGCTCATTGGCTTCCATATAACCAGCGAAGCTAATCGATTGCCACCCTCCAAGCTCACTGAGCATCGAATCTAAGGCGCTGACTTTCTCTACAACAAGATTTATATGAGTTAGCACTTTTTGAAAGTCCCTAATGGAGTCGCTGGTCAGGGCCAAAGACTTTCTTTCCTTGAGCCATTTTTCGCAAACTTGATATCCCCCGACTGAATACTGCCAGACACTTGCTGGGACCCCTTCAAAGTACTGCTTTTTGTTGATGTAGATTCTGTTTTCCTCATATGACACTTTTTGAATTTTCCCGCTGCCCTCAATCGGAAATTTTCCAATGTATTGTGCACGTCCGACGACGTCTCGAAGACTTACCAAATCAGTTAACGCTCGACCAAACTCAACTATCTTCCAGAATGTTTCCCTGTCTTTAGGGAGAGGAATTCTAGGAAACTCAATTTTCAACCAATCCCAGTAGAGGGAGCGGTACTCGCTAGAATTTAGAACAGCGAATACATAATTCATTACATCAGCGACCCCGCAGGTTGTATCAGCGCCGGTCGTATCATTTACAAGCTCAACACCTATCGCGGTTCTTAAGACCTTCGCGAATTTTGCACTTATGTTCGGTACTCGCTCGGCATGCCCATTTTCATTGAATTTCGGATCTAACAATTGAGCTTCGTCCTCGGAAAGATCCCAATACTCATAAAGAAATCCCGGATAAATTCTGTCTGACACGTGATGATTGGTTACCAAGTTGATGTCTGCCAAGCCGTTGACAAACGAAACGTGGCGAAATCCGTCGTCTACTGTTTGTCTATAAGTTACTACCCCAAGATTTTCATTTAGGAAGTGCCTCATGACTTTGTCCCGAGCCCTTCCAAGCGCTTGCGGGTCGTAATAAATATACCTTCTGTCAAACGGCCGAAACCAATACGGACGGATATTCTCTCTGGAGTATTCGAGGTCCTCCAGTTTTTTAACCGACCAACCTGGTGACTCATAGAGCGGAAAACGATCATGCAATGAAGCGTCAGTGGGATCTTCTAAAATCTCTTCCCACCGTTCCGCAAGTGCTTCCGCTGAGTCATCTACAAAGAGCGGATCTCGCTTAGTTTGAATACCAGAACTACCCACCACGAATATTTCATCTACAGAAGGAAATTTAGTGTAGTCGCTTTCGCTATCATGCGTGGTTGGTACAAAAAAGAAATACTTTTCGTCCAGCTCAATCGGTGTCCACTCAATAGACTTCCAGCTATTTGCATCCAAATAATCGTATTTCTCTTGTTTACTACCCCAGGCTTCGTGATGAAAGACTCGACCGTACTTTCCTGTTTTAGTACCGTTTCTGACCAACAAATTTATTGAAACACCTTGCTTAATCTCGAATACGTTTTCGTCTTTTCTACCGTCAGGAGTTTCGGTGGCTTTAACTGAATTCCCATGTAGGTCAAAGACGTAGATCTCATCGAATGACTCTAGCAAGCTCTCTCTCATTCTCCGATGCGTGATTCCCTCAATAAAACTGTGGTTTGTGATCATTGCGATTGCGCCTTGGCCCGTCTGTTCAATTCGCCATTGCGCAAACTTAATGAATTTGATGTAGTCGTCGTCCAAATTCAATTTTTTTTCGTTTAAGCCGGTTTTATAGTCCTTAATGAGCTCGTTAATCCAATCGCTTCTGTTTTGAGAGCTTACTGCGTAGGGAGGGTTACCCATTACGACCATAACAGGAGCACTCTTCTTCACTGCGTTTGCGGCGGTAGCCTCTTCGGACAACCATCTTGCAAAAGGGAACAACTGACCCGTGGCTTTGGGCTCATCAAGAGTATTAGTCAGATAGATATTTAATCGCTCTTCTTCTGAAGCTTCTTGTGAGAACACCTCTGTTTCGATTCCCAGCTTCATATGTGCCAGAATATACGGTGTCATTAAGAACTCAAATCCGAAGAACCTAGGTATCACGTTCTTCTTCAGATAGTCTGGCCAGAGGCCCTCGTTACCTTCAAATTGCTTTTTTAAAAATTTGAACGACTCATTCAAAAATGTTCCAGTCCCGGTCGCAGGATCGAGAATTGTAACGCGATGATACTCTTTCGGCGTTTCGTTCTGAACAAGTGTCAGCTTTGTGTCGTCAGCAAGGCCATCAATTATTTCGAATTTTTCCTTTAGTAGCTGGTCGACACTTCTCACGATGAAGTTAACGATAGGAACGGGAGTGTAGTAAACACCACGGCTCTTTCGTGAGTCAGAGTCGTAAGCATTTAGGAAGGTTTCGTAGAAGTGAATGATTGGATCAGCAGTATTTTGCCCCTGGCGAAAATCTTCAGCCAGTGCATTGAAGTCTACTCGGTTCATTAGGTTGACAAGGTCTTCGACAACCCAGACTACGCGGTCCTCAAGATCGGGTCCCGCAAGGTTTAAGAAAATTCGCCTCAAAAATGGATTACTTCTCGGTATTGCGTAGGAAGCGGTTTCTCTCTGCAAAATACTGTTCGTCATGTTTAGGCGAGCAGTAAAAAGTCCGTATGGAAGCGTTTGTGCATAGAGATCAGAAAACTCATCTTCATCCAAAGTAGGTAACAAGATTGTTCTGAAGCTTGAAAGCTGATGGAATAAGTTTCCTCCTTTATCTGCGTCTTTAAGAGCCTTTTTAATGCCATACCGAATTAGCTGAGCCAGACCTGCCATCCGCGTTGCAAGTGCCGACGAGGATGTGATGATGGGCAATCGAACTCTTAGAAAGGCATCGAGGACGGACTTTGAGTCCTCAATCATTTCTTTGCTTTGCATCAACTTTTTGTTTTTGAGTTCTGCGATACTAAATCTGTCTCTAAGAGAGCCCTCTACATACCATCGGAACTCTAAGTAGTTAGTGACGATGAGATTTGGCAGCGCCTTTTTGTATCGAACAATCTGTTCTGATTCTTCTAGATCGTCTAAATCCGCGCCCAAGTCTTTGGTTTCAATGTGCCCGAGCGGCAAACCACTTTCTGACAAGAGAATGTCCGGCGCCCCACAGTTAACTCGTCGAGGCTCATTTGTAATTTCAAATTCCTCGCTTGAGATCTCTTTAAGGAACTGAATTAGTGCTGGTCTGTATGTGTGTTCAGTTGCAACACCAGACTTAAAGTGTTTCTGAACCTCTGAAATGTAGGTGCGAAATGCTGCATCTTCCATGATGTTGTTGTCGAATCATCCTGACTCGAACGTCCCTCATAAACTAGAATATACAAAGGAGCTTTATGTTGGCAGACCTATCCGAAAAGCTGGTCGTTACTACGTCGACGAAAGTTCTGAAACTAGGATTCTCTACCGACAACTTTTAGGCTGAACATCCAGCTCAATAATACATCCAGCACTTAGGTCCGTTTTTGGAGTATATTAACTTGTTAGCCTTTAGAAAGTTGAGACATCAATTTTCGCTACGAATACCACGTTAATATATGGATTGAAAATGTCATGTCTATCCCATGCGCCCGAAATTATTGCCGAAGGATCTTTTCCGAATTTTTATTACACGCAAAAGCGCATGCAGTTGGCTGCGGTATATTCAATTCGGATTAGAGTGTAATAAGTTGTATTACCTCGATGTACTACCGCGATCCTTCAATGGCAAATCGGCGGATCAAAGGTTGTGCCCCCTCCCATGTCCCCGTTGAGCTGCCTATCTAGTTCGTTTTAGATAGCTATCTTTATGAAATGGCGAAATGAGATC
This region of Bdellovibrio sp. 22V genomic DNA includes:
- a CDS encoding type ISP restriction/modification enzyme; the encoded protein is MEDAAFRTYISEVQKHFKSGVATEHTYRPALIQFLKEISSEEFEITNEPRRVNCGAPDILLSESGLPLGHIETKDLGADLDDLEESEQIVRYKKALPNLIVTNYLEFRWYVEGSLRDRFSIAELKNKKLMQSKEMIEDSKSVLDAFLRVRLPIITSSSALATRMAGLAQLIRYGIKKALKDADKGGNLFHQLSSFRTILLPTLDEDEFSDLYAQTLPYGLFTARLNMTNSILQRETASYAIPRSNPFLRRIFLNLAGPDLEDRVVWVVEDLVNLMNRVDFNALAEDFRQGQNTADPIIHFYETFLNAYDSDSRKSRGVYYTPVPIVNFIVRSVDQLLKEKFEIIDGLADDTKLTLVQNETPKEYHRVTILDPATGTGTFLNESFKFLKKQFEGNEGLWPDYLKKNVIPRFFGFEFLMTPYILAHMKLGIETEVFSQEASEEERLNIYLTNTLDEPKATGQLFPFARWLSEEATAANAVKKSAPVMVVMGNPPYAVSSQNRSDWINELIKDYKTGLNEKKLNLDDDYIKFIKFAQWRIEQTGQGAIAMITNHSFIEGITHRRMRESLLESFDEIYVFDLHGNSVKATETPDGRKDENVFEIKQGVSINLLVRNGTKTGKYGRVFHHEAWGSKQEKYDYLDANSWKSIEWTPIELDEKYFFFVPTTHDSESDYTKFPSVDEIFVVGSSGIQTKRDPLFVDDSAEALAERWEEILEDPTDASLHDRFPLYESPGWSVKKLEDLEYSRENIRPYWFRPFDRRYIYYDPQALGRARDKVMRHFLNENLGVVTYRQTVDDGFRHVSFVNGLADINLVTNHHVSDRIYPGFLYEYWDLSEDEAQLLDPKFNENGHAERVPNISAKFAKVLRTAIGVELVNDTTGADTTCGVADVMNYVFAVLNSSEYRSLYWDWLKIEFPRIPLPKDRETFWKIVEFGRALTDLVSLRDVVGRAQYIGKFPIEGSGKIQKVSYEENRIYINKKQYFEGVPASVWQYSVGGYQVCEKWLKERKSLALTSDSIRDFQKVLTHINLVVEKVSALDSMLSELGGWQSISFAGYMEANEPPQIFNDTSIQTHIRDRLGLGCLIVDAHEKQRLGRVKLAKVFYLLDQSSPLDLKTEYYREAAGPVALQAIYGKSFGIEALGVKEGLFKTSETKLRKNKKLITYSKADKISLGSNYIRQRLGKSWDEVHSKLEILTNLNSIQTEIVATLFACWNDLLLQKQNPTDDQIVAEFRDKWSERKKLFPPERLRKALLWMRQNGFVPEGKGSRTRIRF